From one Phocaeicola salanitronis DSM 18170 genomic stretch:
- a CDS encoding glycoside hydrolase family 97 protein encodes MKHFVAGIMMCVAGVSMYAAAPEKLEVKSPDGTQQVEFYVSRSASGANVLCYQVYYKGEKVIGSSRAGLELDNRVWEMALGKRSLPQPDCWMDTMEADSVSYGSCDETWHPLYGERGTVRDRHNSGTLYLSRKDGSGYRMNIEVRAYDEGIAFRYFFPEHPQAIFHKVVGDLTEYTLPEGTKAWAEQWAQAPFEHVDVNALKQPVERALTLELPGGTWMALADADVDDWCLTKFLASQEKPNTLTSVMYSPVDAVTYFASPWKVIMVADKPGELLEHNDIIQNLNPPCEIADVSWIKPGKIMRETTLTTAGAMETIDFCAAHKIPYMLFDWQWYMPCTSFDGDATQVVSKLDLPKVIAYGKKKGVGVWLYVNQHALQKQMRELFPLLRKWGVVGVKSGFVQYASHRWAVWLHDMVRYAAENRLMINIHDEFRPSGFSRTYPNLLTQEGIHGNEEFPDATHNTILPFTRMINGAADYTICYYDKRLKTTHAHQLAASLVFYSPLQTLFWYDKPSFYGGEPEITWFEQLQTVFDDTKVLGGEPGKYVSIARRSGKTWFVGLLGNNEASSRQIDLSFLDEGQTYIAYVYADGGEETGTRTQVKCSEWLVDGKQALRFALKPRGGAAVRLVPVSDQDDRKVESYQGQLL; translated from the coding sequence ATGAAACATTTTGTAGCAGGAATAATGATGTGTGTGGCGGGCGTTTCGATGTACGCTGCCGCACCGGAGAAATTGGAAGTGAAGTCCCCTGACGGGACGCAGCAGGTCGAGTTCTACGTGTCGCGTTCGGCTTCGGGGGCGAATGTGCTTTGTTATCAAGTGTATTATAAAGGTGAAAAGGTGATTGGTTCATCGCGTGCAGGACTGGAGTTGGACAACCGGGTATGGGAGATGGCATTGGGCAAGCGCAGCCTTCCCCAGCCCGATTGCTGGATGGATACGATGGAGGCTGACTCGGTGTCGTACGGAAGTTGTGACGAGACATGGCATCCGCTGTATGGCGAACGGGGCACGGTGCGCGACCGCCACAATAGCGGTACGCTGTACTTGTCGCGCAAGGACGGTTCGGGTTACCGGATGAACATCGAGGTACGTGCGTATGATGAGGGCATCGCCTTCCGCTATTTCTTCCCTGAGCATCCGCAGGCCATCTTCCATAAGGTCGTGGGTGACTTGACAGAATATACGCTGCCCGAAGGCACGAAGGCATGGGCGGAGCAGTGGGCGCAGGCTCCGTTCGAGCACGTGGATGTGAATGCGCTCAAGCAGCCGGTGGAGCGTGCATTGACGCTGGAACTTCCCGGCGGAACGTGGATGGCATTGGCTGATGCCGATGTAGACGACTGGTGCCTGACCAAGTTTCTCGCCTCTCAGGAGAAGCCGAATACCTTGACGTCGGTGATGTACAGTCCGGTGGATGCCGTAACCTACTTCGCTTCGCCGTGGAAAGTGATTATGGTGGCGGACAAGCCCGGTGAATTGCTGGAGCATAACGATATCATCCAAAATCTGAACCCGCCGTGCGAGATAGCCGATGTCTCGTGGATAAAGCCCGGCAAGATTATGCGCGAGACCACGCTTACCACGGCTGGGGCAATGGAGACAATTGATTTTTGCGCGGCGCACAAGATTCCTTATATGTTGTTCGACTGGCAATGGTATATGCCCTGTACTTCATTCGACGGAGATGCCACGCAGGTGGTGTCCAAACTCGACTTGCCCAAGGTGATAGCATACGGGAAGAAGAAAGGTGTAGGGGTATGGCTTTACGTCAACCAGCACGCCTTGCAGAAGCAGATGCGTGAGCTGTTCCCGCTGCTGCGCAAATGGGGCGTAGTGGGCGTGAAGTCGGGTTTTGTGCAATATGCTTCCCACCGTTGGGCGGTATGGTTGCACGACATGGTGCGCTATGCTGCCGAGAACCGGCTGATGATAAATATCCACGACGAGTTCCGTCCGTCGGGTTTCAGCCGTACCTATCCCAACTTGCTGACGCAAGAAGGCATCCATGGCAACGAGGAGTTTCCCGATGCCACGCATAATACTATTCTGCCTTTTACCCGTATGATAAACGGGGCGGCAGACTATACTATCTGTTATTACGACAAACGTCTGAAAACCACCCACGCTCATCAATTGGCTGCATCGCTGGTATTTTACAGCCCGTTGCAGACACTGTTCTGGTATGATAAGCCTTCCTTCTATGGAGGCGAACCCGAAATAACGTGGTTCGAGCAGTTGCAGACGGTGTTTGATGACACGAAAGTCTTGGGAGGGGAGCCGGGCAAGTATGTGAGCATAGCCCGCCGCAGCGGAAAGACTTGGTTCGTAGGGCTGTTGGGTAACAACGAAGCTTCTTCCCGGCAGATTGACTTGTCTTTTCTTGATGAAGGGCAGACATACATTGCCTATGTGTATG